The Vitis vinifera cultivar Pinot Noir 40024 chromosome 3, ASM3070453v1 region AGGAACGCTGTTTCTAGCAGTGAGTTTGTGGCACATATGCAGCGCAGTGGTGAGATTTGTGATGAACCCAAAGGGGTTTCAGGTTCGGGTTTTGAACCCAGTGTCTGGTTTTGATGGAAGGCTTAGATACTTGGAGCTTTATGTGGTGGCAATCGGAGCTTTTATTGATATGTGCATAGAGTTTTTGTATTCAACTCATCTCAAGTTCTTTGTGAATGGGGTCTTGAACCCATCTCACACGAATGACTTTGAGCACTCTGGGATGCTTCTCATGTTCTTTATTTTCGGGGTCGTCGCCTTGTTCTCCCAGCAAACCGGGCTTGTTCAAAACTGAATAACCAATGCTCAATAGCCTTCACATAGCTCCATTCTGCCCTCACATACTTCCAGCGCGTGACTTGTTTGAATGAGAGCGACTTTTATTGCCAAACAGTTACTTGGGGAACCGGTGACGTTACTCCTATTGCAGGATTGCTTGGCAAATCTCAATTCCAGATTCACTTAGGAGGGATCCTTGGCTGCTAATTGGAAGGCTTCAAGACAGAAGGAAGCGAAGAGTGATGATACCAGGGAAGTGACTCAATTATCTACTCTACACTTGCCCGCTCATGGCCCCAAAATCTCAGAAGTGGTCAAGAAGTTGGAAGACTGCATGTTCTGAAATTGACCTAGCCTTTCAAATCGGGTTCCCTACATTGAAATAAGAAGCAGTAGCATGAGTTATCCTCCAGAATGGCTCTATT contains the following coding sequences:
- the LOC100853712 gene encoding uncharacterized protein LOC100853712, which produces MGSFMEHVLPGTLFLAVSLWHICSAVVRFVMNPKGFQVRVLNPVSGFDGRLRYLELYVVAIGAFIDMCIEFLYSTHLKFFVNGVLNPSHTNDFEHSGMLLMFFIFGVVALFSQQTGLVQN